One genomic region from Saprospiraceae bacterium encodes:
- a CDS encoding HNH endonuclease, with protein sequence MSQNIPDYLRRQVGARANFRCEYCRRLEVDSFFRYQCDHIISRKHGGDTKFENLAYACPIFNSAKGSDLATLSKDLKNLVRLFNPRIDTWSEHFKLESGTIISSTEIGTATIKLLKLNEVNRILERLDLIQAGLYP encoded by the coding sequence ATGAGTCAGAACATACCTGACTACTTAAGGAGGCAAGTTGGAGCTAGAGCCAATTTTCGATGTGAGTATTGTAGAAGATTAGAAGTCGATTCATTCTTTCGATATCAGTGCGATCATATTATTAGTCGCAAACACGGCGGAGATACAAAGTTTGAAAATTTAGCCTATGCTTGTCCAATATTCAACTCAGCTAAAGGGAGTGATCTAGCCACATTATCAAAGGATTTGAAGAATCTTGTTCGCTTATTTAACCCGAGGATAGATACTTGGTCTGAGCATTTCAAACTAGAATCAGGAACCATAATTTCTTCCACTGAAATCGGAACAGCAACGATCAAACTTTTGAAGTTAAACGAAGTAAATCGTATTCTGGAGAGATTGGATCTCATACAGGCAGGACTGTACCCTTAA
- a CDS encoding DUF4440 domain-containing protein produces the protein MKKNLSAAVMTIMMFGIANLAFAQNQKSEEALLKMWKDVWTAYQSNNESAMWSFYSATATEVYPDGSILVGKEAIKKGYEEFKTMIEGTPVWTSSTPTITFIEPTVAMLIADIDSDIKLKGGQQIGGKAKFITLVHKVNGKWLIEMDTQVPVISMPMESGK, from the coding sequence ATGAAAAAGAATTTATCAGCAGCCGTAATGACCATCATGATGTTTGGTATTGCAAATTTGGCCTTTGCTCAAAATCAAAAAAGTGAAGAAGCGCTATTAAAAATGTGGAAGGATGTCTGGACTGCGTATCAATCCAATAATGAGTCTGCTATGTGGAGCTTTTACAGCGCAACTGCTACCGAAGTATATCCAGATGGTAGCATCCTGGTCGGCAAGGAAGCCATCAAAAAAGGATATGAAGAATTTAAGACCATGATTGAAGGTACTCCTGTATGGACATCCTCTACACCCACGATTACCTTTATAGAACCTACTGTGGCCATGTTGATCGCAGATATCGATTCAGACATTAAGCTCAAGGGCGGGCAACAAATAGGAGGTAAAGCCAAATTTATCACGCTGGTACACAAAGTAAATGGCAAGTGGTTAATTGAAATGGACACTCAGGTTCCAGTCATATCGATGCCCATGGAGTCCGGCAAATAA
- a CDS encoding toxin-antitoxin system YwqK family antitoxin, giving the protein MEQPAQYLGSLTVFLLLFSCGASDVKLVLNANDPSLSSLNGRVFFQQRLLSGEVFTLYEGSTDTATIQNYLHGQEHGQWVQYYPSGELRETRSFIEGKKTGEYLAWWKNGNLMLTYQFEDDEYEGTCREWNESGRLITEMNYHRGYESGSQKVWYDNGKIKSNYVMESGRRYGLLGTKNCVNVSDSIF; this is encoded by the coding sequence ATGGAACAGCCGGCACAGTATCTAGGTAGTCTGACAGTTTTTCTTTTGCTCTTTTCCTGCGGAGCATCAGATGTAAAGCTTGTACTCAATGCCAATGACCCTTCCTTATCCAGTCTTAATGGAAGAGTATTTTTTCAGCAGCGTTTATTATCGGGGGAGGTCTTTACACTTTACGAAGGTTCGACAGATACGGCTACCATACAGAATTATCTACATGGTCAGGAGCATGGCCAGTGGGTTCAATATTATCCATCCGGTGAATTAAGAGAAACCAGGTCTTTTATCGAAGGTAAAAAAACCGGTGAATATCTGGCCTGGTGGAAAAACGGAAATCTCATGTTGACTTACCAATTTGAAGATGACGAGTACGAAGGCACCTGCAGAGAATGGAATGAAAGTGGGCGGCTCATTACCGAAATGAATTATCACCGGGGATATGAGTCAGGCAGCCAAAAAGTCTGGTATGACAATGGTAAAATAAAATCAAATTATGTCATGGAATCAGGTCGTCGCTATGGATTGCTGGGTACCAAAAACTGTGTGAATGTATCTGACAGTATCTTTTAG
- a CDS encoding YHYH protein, which produces MKMRRIINTTAIALLLFTTIYCKKDNTTDPSTNDINVPAVYNKIYGATSITSDGTYITIKSNGVPDHTSIYYPTSNNLYENFSGTTFGGNKFNKNPNSISTQNLTFKIPLYPKVATNHAATPLGPIGVAINGVAIFNQYAGPNQPLTNEVTSFDQYWGHPQQTGQYHYHVEPLYLTTVKATPSSLLGFLLDGFPVYGPEENGSKVSNSMLDAYHGHSHATADFPDGIYHYHITNADPYINGSGFYGTAGTVSR; this is translated from the coding sequence ATGAAAATGAGAAGGATTATTAACACGACCGCTATAGCGTTACTTTTATTCACCACGATTTACTGCAAAAAAGACAATACTACTGACCCGTCCACGAATGACATCAATGTTCCAGCTGTATATAACAAAATCTATGGCGCTACCAGCATCACCTCAGACGGAACTTATATCACCATCAAAAGTAATGGAGTGCCTGACCATACGAGTATATACTATCCTACTTCTAACAACTTATATGAAAATTTTAGTGGGACTACTTTTGGTGGAAACAAATTCAATAAAAATCCTAATTCCATCAGCACCCAAAATCTAACTTTTAAAATTCCATTATATCCCAAAGTGGCTACTAATCATGCCGCAACTCCCCTGGGCCCCATAGGTGTCGCCATCAATGGAGTAGCTATTTTTAATCAATATGCCGGACCCAATCAGCCCTTGACCAATGAAGTAACCAGCTTTGATCAATACTGGGGACATCCTCAACAAACTGGTCAATATCATTATCACGTAGAACCCCTTTATCTTACGACGGTCAAGGCTACGCCTTCGTCACTCTTAGGATTTTTATTGGATGGATTTCCCGTATACGGGCCTGAAGAAAATGGCAGCAAAGTGTCCAATAGTATGCTGGACGCCTATCATGGTCACAGCCACGCTACTGCTGATTTTCCGGATGGCATCTATCATTATCATATCACCAATGCCGATCCCTATATCAATGGGAGTGGATTCTATGGAACAGCCGGCACAGTATCTAGGTAG
- a CDS encoding aldo/keto reductase has product MQYRLFGDTNIPLSAIGLGCMGMNHAYGQPDDEESWATLEKSIELGINFWDTADIYANGANETLISKVLKPNRSKIFLATKFGFKPYSAGSFGGFDGSPDNVRKAIDQSLSRLQTDVIDLYYAHRIDPNVPIEEMVGAMAELVHQGKVRYLGLSEASANTIRRAHVVHPISALQSEYSLICREVEAEILPLCEALNITFVPFSPLARGLMTNTLKFEDINDQDFRKKLPRYQKEYEANNQALASAFAQLAMDKGCTPAQLALAWVLAQGDHIIPIPGTKKRRYLQENVGAIGLELTDEELTAMEDIIAKYPHTGPRYNEDNMKYVDKN; this is encoded by the coding sequence ATGCAATACAGACTTTTTGGAGACACCAACATACCACTTTCCGCGATAGGATTAGGATGTATGGGCATGAATCATGCCTATGGCCAGCCGGATGATGAGGAGTCCTGGGCCACGCTTGAAAAATCGATAGAACTCGGTATCAACTTTTGGGATACAGCAGACATATATGCCAATGGCGCTAACGAAACACTCATCTCGAAAGTATTAAAACCTAATCGTTCTAAAATATTCCTGGCTACCAAGTTTGGTTTCAAGCCATACAGTGCGGGCAGCTTTGGAGGATTCGATGGATCTCCTGACAATGTGCGTAAAGCAATAGACCAGAGCTTAAGCAGACTACAAACCGATGTCATTGATTTGTATTATGCTCACAGGATAGACCCAAATGTACCCATAGAAGAGATGGTAGGTGCTATGGCAGAGTTGGTACACCAGGGCAAGGTTAGATATCTTGGCTTGTCCGAGGCATCGGCCAATACTATCCGAAGGGCCCATGTCGTCCATCCCATCAGTGCGCTGCAAAGCGAGTACTCCCTGATTTGTAGAGAGGTAGAAGCTGAGATCTTGCCGCTCTGCGAAGCATTGAATATTACTTTCGTGCCATTCAGTCCTCTTGCACGCGGATTGATGACCAATACCTTAAAGTTTGAAGATATTAATGACCAGGACTTCAGAAAAAAACTACCCAGGTATCAAAAAGAATATGAAGCGAATAATCAGGCACTGGCTTCGGCTTTTGCCCAACTAGCCATGGACAAAGGGTGCACTCCAGCTCAATTGGCTTTGGCCTGGGTCCTTGCACAAGGGGATCATATTATTCCTATTCCCGGAACAAAAAAACGCCGGTACCTGCAAGAAAATGTTGGGGCCATCGGCCTGGAATTGACCGATGAAGAATTGACTGCCATGGAGGATATCATTGCAAAATACCCGCATACCGGCCCCAGGTACAACGAAGACAATATGAAGTATGTAGATAAAAATTAA
- a CDS encoding SCO family protein, with amino-acid sequence MYLTVSFRFLAFMLLILATACKEVPKDHRLPYYNTPDFTPLFLDHQEEAELLVPHQIGHFTMMDQHGDTITDTILHGKIHVANFIFTSCMSICPVMTDHMKSVSQAFGDREEVAILSFSVTPWIDTVGRLKAYAVKNNIQSKNWHLLTGDKSEIYTLARQSYFAEEDLGFTRDSTDFLHTEHVLLVDGHQRIRGIYNGTLEVEIDQMIADIRVLLEEQ; translated from the coding sequence ATGTATCTGACAGTATCTTTTAGATTTTTGGCTTTTATGCTATTGATTCTGGCCACTGCCTGCAAGGAAGTGCCTAAGGATCACCGATTGCCTTATTACAATACTCCTGATTTTACTCCTCTGTTCTTAGATCATCAGGAGGAAGCCGAGCTTCTGGTGCCACATCAGATAGGTCATTTTACCATGATGGATCAGCATGGCGATACTATCACAGATACCATCCTACATGGCAAGATTCATGTAGCCAATTTTATTTTTACCAGCTGTATGAGTATCTGCCCGGTGATGACAGATCATATGAAGTCAGTCTCCCAGGCATTTGGAGATCGTGAAGAGGTAGCCATCCTCTCCTTCAGTGTGACCCCATGGATTGATACAGTAGGGCGTTTGAAAGCCTACGCTGTTAAAAACAATATTCAATCAAAAAACTGGCACCTGCTCACTGGTGATAAAAGTGAAATCTACACCCTGGCCCGTCAATCTTATTTTGCTGAAGAAGACCTGGGTTTTACCAGGGACAGCACTGATTTTTTGCATACAGAACATGTACTGCTCGTAGACGGTCATCAGCGCATCCGAGGTATCTATAACGGTACTTTAGAGGTAGAGATAGACCAAATGATCGCCGATATAAGGGTATTATTGGAAGAACAGTAA
- a CDS encoding periplasmic heavy metal sensor, with protein sequence MNKIKLLTIGVIGLLLLNLVLMGMMYMHRPIGPRPGDRHMKDDGPKQLIIDRLHLSDDQVKQYDILIDQHQSSINELDSKIKTAKHDLYATLSDPTYAGADSILQRLNEWHSQIEKLHYDHFKSVREICSEDQLPAYNRLTTELAHLFQPNKNTRLPRD encoded by the coding sequence ATGAATAAAATAAAACTACTCACCATTGGCGTCATAGGCTTATTGCTTTTAAACCTCGTATTAATGGGTATGATGTATATGCATAGACCTATCGGCCCCCGACCGGGTGATAGGCACATGAAGGATGATGGGCCCAAACAACTGATCATTGACAGATTGCACTTGAGTGATGACCAGGTAAAACAATATGATATCCTTATTGACCAACATCAGTCTTCTATTAATGAGCTTGACTCTAAAATAAAAACCGCCAAACACGACTTGTATGCCACCCTCTCTGATCCCACCTACGCTGGTGCTGATTCCATACTACAGAGGCTAAATGAATGGCACTCACAGATTGAAAAACTTCATTATGATCATTTTAAAAGTGTCAGAGAGATATGCAGTGAAGATCAATTGCCGGCGTATAACAGACTGACTACGGAACTGGCTCATTTATTTCAACCAAATAAAAATACCCGCTTACCGAGGGATTGA
- a CDS encoding ABC transporter ATP-binding protein — protein sequence MEGAPKKGFVESLKSLKLLIPFFKMIWRTSPALTLTNIILRLVKSAVPLAQLYIGKLIIDEIVHLINNKGGDPHNLWVWIGLEFGVTMVSELISRVMNLSESLLGDLYGNVSSVELMNKAATIDLSMYENPDFYDKLERARRQTTGRVVLMSMVLSQFQDIITILFLSAGLIAFEPWLIVLLIVAVLPSFISEAYFSRFSYSLVRSWTPQRRELDYLRYIGASVETAKEVKVFGLDHFLSKRFAKIADEYYQANKALAIKRTIWGTLLQLVSTTAYYGAYILIVIRTLAGALTIGDLTFLSGSFNRLQNQLQNILSTFTRITESALYLQDYYDFLAIEPLIMDQPGAIQAPTTIKHGVRFDKVGFKYPGTEIWALRNISFTLNAGEKLALVGENGSGKTTLVKLIAKMYDPTENTIYLDEVDIKKFSLTSYRQMIGVIFQDFVRFNFKADENIAVGKIESLSEEETVISSAHLSLADAVIEKLPAKYKQMLGRRFADGVDLSGGEWQKIALARAYMRNASIVILDEPTAALDARAEFEVFKRFSELTAGKTAVIISHRFSTVRMADRILVLKNGQMLELGSHEELLAHQGLYHELFTLQAQGYL from the coding sequence ATGGAAGGTGCTCCTAAAAAAGGTTTTGTCGAAAGTCTCAAATCGCTCAAACTGCTGATTCCTTTTTTTAAAATGATCTGGCGAACCTCGCCAGCCCTGACCCTGACTAATATTATTTTGAGATTGGTCAAATCTGCAGTACCCCTGGCTCAACTGTATATAGGCAAGTTGATTATAGACGAGATCGTTCATCTCATCAATAACAAAGGGGGTGATCCACACAATCTATGGGTATGGATAGGCCTGGAGTTTGGTGTGACGATGGTTTCTGAGCTGATCAGCCGGGTGATGAATTTATCTGAAAGTTTGCTCGGTGATCTATATGGCAATGTTTCTTCGGTTGAGTTGATGAACAAAGCGGCTACCATAGATCTGAGCATGTATGAAAACCCTGACTTTTATGATAAACTGGAAAGGGCTCGTCGACAGACTACCGGACGGGTAGTGTTGATGTCGATGGTATTGAGCCAATTTCAAGATATCATTACGATCTTGTTTTTGTCAGCCGGGTTGATAGCCTTCGAACCCTGGTTGATCGTATTATTGATTGTAGCAGTGTTGCCTTCCTTTATTAGTGAAGCTTATTTTTCGAGATTCAGCTACTCACTGGTACGCAGTTGGACCCCGCAGCGGCGGGAGCTTGACTATTTGCGATACATCGGTGCCAGTGTAGAGACAGCCAAAGAGGTCAAGGTATTTGGGTTGGACCATTTTCTCTCCAAGCGATTTGCTAAAATTGCTGATGAATATTACCAGGCCAATAAAGCGCTTGCGATCAAAAGGACGATATGGGGTACTCTCTTACAACTGGTCAGTACCACGGCATATTATGGAGCCTATATTTTGATCGTGATTAGGACATTGGCTGGTGCGTTGACCATAGGAGATCTTACCTTTTTATCCGGATCATTCAACAGACTGCAAAATCAACTGCAAAATATATTATCCACTTTTACCCGAATCACAGAGTCTGCCTTGTATTTACAGGATTATTATGATTTTTTGGCTATAGAGCCCTTGATCATGGACCAACCGGGTGCGATTCAAGCTCCAACTACGATTAAGCATGGTGTCCGATTTGATAAGGTCGGTTTTAAATACCCGGGCACCGAAATTTGGGCTTTGAGAAATATCAGTTTTACCTTGAATGCTGGTGAAAAACTGGCCCTGGTAGGAGAAAATGGCTCGGGTAAAACCACCCTGGTCAAATTGATCGCCAAGATGTATGATCCGACAGAAAATACTATCTATCTCGATGAAGTCGATATCAAAAAATTCTCCCTGACCTCCTATCGACAGATGATTGGGGTCATCTTTCAGGACTTCGTCCGGTTCAATTTCAAAGCCGACGAAAACATAGCCGTTGGAAAAATCGAGTCGCTGAGTGAAGAGGAGACCGTGATCAGTTCAGCCCACCTCAGCCTCGCAGATGCAGTCATCGAAAAACTACCTGCCAAATACAAACAAATGCTCGGCAGACGATTTGCCGATGGGGTAGATCTGAGTGGCGGTGAATGGCAGAAAATCGCCCTCGCGCGTGCCTATATGCGCAATGCATCTATCGTGATCCTGGATGAACCCACTGCTGCCCTGGATGCCCGTGCAGAATTTGAAGTTTTTAAGAGATTTTCTGAATTGACGGCGGGCAAGACGGCTGTAATTATCTCCCATAGATTCAGCACAGTTCGGATGGCTGATCGTATCCTTGTATTAAAAAATGGGCAAATGCTGGAGTTAGGCAGTCATGAAGAACTTCTCGCACATCAGGGTTTATACCATGAATTATTTACTTTACAAGCCCAGGGATATTTGTGA
- a CDS encoding N-acetyl-gamma-glutamyl-phosphate reductase, giving the protein MIPVAIIGGAGYTGGELIRILLNHPFVELSAVVSESQAGKLVSSIHTDLVGDTDLVFSSALNGMPEVIFLCTGHGKAKEFLARTTLDKKTRIIDLSMDYRLADPSHDFVYGLPELNREKIRISRHIANCGCFATAIQLALLPLAEAKLLNHEIHVNAITGSTGAGQALSDTVHYSWRTNNISVYKPFTHQHVPEIRQSLSQLYPDFVAPIHFIPVRGNFTRGIFATVYFTVDISIAEAKDLFTQYYIEEPFVKLTDENPDLKQVVNTNKCLLHLEKHQDKLLIISALDNLLKGASGQAVQNMNIMYGWPEESGLKLKGVVY; this is encoded by the coding sequence ATGATACCCGTAGCGATAATTGGAGGAGCCGGCTACACCGGAGGAGAATTGATCAGGATTTTACTCAATCACCCTTTTGTAGAATTGAGCGCCGTCGTCAGTGAAAGCCAGGCTGGCAAATTAGTGTCTTCTATTCACACTGATTTAGTAGGAGATACCGACCTGGTGTTTAGTTCAGCATTAAATGGTATGCCGGAGGTGATTTTTTTATGTACCGGGCATGGAAAAGCAAAAGAGTTTCTAGCCAGGACTACCCTGGACAAAAAAACGCGCATTATAGACCTGAGTATGGATTATAGATTGGCTGATCCTTCTCATGATTTTGTATATGGATTGCCGGAGCTCAATCGTGAAAAAATCAGGATCAGCAGGCATATAGCCAATTGTGGATGTTTTGCCACTGCGATCCAGCTGGCCTTATTACCCCTGGCGGAGGCAAAATTATTAAATCATGAGATCCATGTCAACGCGATCACAGGGAGCACCGGCGCTGGTCAGGCTTTGAGTGATACGGTACATTACAGTTGGCGTACCAACAATATCAGTGTATACAAGCCCTTTACACACCAACATGTACCGGAGATCAGGCAGTCGCTATCCCAATTATACCCTGATTTCGTCGCTCCAATACATTTTATACCGGTGCGGGGCAATTTTACCAGGGGCATATTTGCTACAGTATACTTTACGGTGGATATTTCAATCGCAGAAGCGAAAGATCTCTTCACTCAATATTATATCGAAGAGCCTTTTGTAAAGCTCACCGATGAAAATCCTGATCTAAAACAAGTCGTCAACACCAATAAATGTTTGTTGCATCTCGAAAAGCATCAAGACAAATTGCTGATCATCTCGGCGTTGGACAATTTATTGAAAGGAGCCAGCGGCCAGGCTGTACAGAATATGAATATCATGTATGGTTGGCCTGAAGAAAGCGGGTTAAAATTGAAGGGCGTGGTGTATTAA